In Bacteroidales bacterium, the genomic window GTGCTTTTAGATGAGTTTTTATAATTTTTTTTGATATTTTAATATCGTTAATATTTTTTTTAACGCCATTTTTTTCAGCAAAATCAATAAAATTGTTAAATATTACAGCAATTTCAGTATCTAAGTATTTTTCCAGTTGCTTAGAATTATTATATTTTGATAAAATTTCCCTGTATTTATCTGTGTATTCAAAAGCAAACTGGTATTCAAGTCCTTTTCTTGTTATTTGATTCAAATATTCTGATGTGCCAATTGTATCGAAAGGTACAAATATGTCCGGCATAATTCCTCCGCCTCCATAAACAACTCTTCCTTTTTGGGTAATGTATTTTAATGAATCGGGAAAATGTATGCTGTCTTTTTTACTAAATTCTCCGTTTAAGTATCTATCATTAATATCATTATTATAAACTTCATTACCCATGTTGTACGATTTCTGAATACATCTGCCTGTTGGAGTATAATACCTGGCAATTGTGAGTCGTAATGCAGAGCCATCAGAAAACATAGTTGGTTCCTGAACAAGTCCTTTTCCAAAAGAACGTCTCCCTATTATTAAGCCTCTGTCATTATCTTGTATTGCACCTGCAAGGATTTCGCTGGCAGATGCTGACCATTCATCAATTAAAATTACAAGTTCGTTATTTTTACAAATTCCTTTTGAAGTAGAATATATTACAGATTTTTGCCTTGCTCTTCCCTGTGTAAAGACAATAATTTTATTCTTCTCAAGAAATTCATCTGCAATTTTTGTTGCTGCATCCATAATGCCACCTGTATTTCCTCGAATGTCGATAATAATTTTTTTTAATCCTTTGTTTTTTAAGTCATTAATTGCTTTTATAAATTCATTGTAAGTTGTTTTTGAAAATTTGCTTATTTTAATATAAGCTATTTCTTTATTGAGCATATAAGCAACATCAACACTATATAATGGAATTTTATTTCTGGTAATGGTAAAATCAATTAACTCAGTTAAACTACGACGAGCTATACTTACATTAACTTTAGTTCCTTTTTCACCTCTGAGAAGTTTCATAACCATCTCATTAGAAATATTAATTCCCGCAACAATTGAATCGTTGATTTTTACAATTCTGTCACCATCCAGAATACCAACTAAATGAGATGGTCCACCATGAATGGTTTTAACAACAATAATAGTATCCTTTTGTATATTAAATTGTATTCCTACTCCTTCAAAATTTCCTTCAATTGGTTCATTTACTCTTTGTAACAGGTCAGCCGGAATATAAACAGAATGCGGGTCAAGATTTTTTATTATTTCGGGTATTGCATTTTCAATCAGATATTCTTTTGATACAGAATCAACATATTCTTCTTCGATATAATTAAGTATTGTATTTAATTTATTTGTTTTAGGATAAATAAAAAAATGATTATCATGGTTGTTGATATTAAGCACTTTTTCAATAAACATACCAAGTATTATTGCAAATGCAATAATAACCGGAATTAAAATGTAAAAACTTCTATTTTTTTCCTGCATTAAATTATAATTCTATATGTACAATTTCAATATTAGCTCTTTTAAGTAATTTTAAACCCTCTTCATTATGATATTTTTCAATAAAAACAACCCTTATAATTCCTGATTGAATAATTAATTTTGCACATTCAATACAGGGAGATATAGTAACATATAATGTTGAATTTTCGCTGCTATTATTTGATTTTGCTACTTTTGTAATTGCATTGGCTTCGGCATGTAAAACGTATGGTTTAGTAACATAATTATCTTCTTCGCAAATATTCTCAAAACCAGCTGGGGTGCCATTATACCCATCGGAAATAATCATTTTTTCTTTGACAATTAATGCTCCAACTTTTTTTCGTTTAC contains:
- a CDS encoding dCMP deaminase family protein; this translates as MENTIHPYTEKQLQFDKRYLEMATIWAQNSYCKRKKVGALIVKEKMIISDGYNGTPAGFENICEEDNYVTKPYVLHAEANAITKVAKSNNSSENSTLYVTISPCIECAKLIIQSGIIRVVFIEKYHNEEGLKLLKRANIEIVHIEL
- a CDS encoding S41 family peptidase encodes the protein MQEKNRSFYILIPVIIAFAIILGMFIEKVLNINNHDNHFFIYPKTNKLNTILNYIEEEYVDSVSKEYLIENAIPEIIKNLDPHSVYIPADLLQRVNEPIEGNFEGVGIQFNIQKDTIIVVKTIHGGPSHLVGILDGDRIVKINDSIVAGINISNEMVMKLLRGEKGTKVNVSIARRSLTELIDFTITRNKIPLYSVDVAYMLNKEIAYIKISKFSKTTYNEFIKAINDLKNKGLKKIIIDIRGNTGGIMDAATKIADEFLEKNKIIVFTQGRARQKSVIYSTSKGICKNNELVILIDEWSASASEILAGAIQDNDRGLIIGRRSFGKGLVQEPTMFSDGSALRLTIARYYTPTGRCIQKSYNMGNEVYNNDINDRYLNGEFSKKDSIHFPDSLKYITQKGRVVYGGGGIMPDIFVPFDTIGTSEYLNQITRKGLEYQFAFEYTDKYREILSKYNNSKQLEKYLDTEIAVIFNNFIDFAEKNGVKKNINDIKISKKIIKTHLKALIARNIFDNEGFYPIVKDIDTTLKIAEDALNKNNTNFFD